The genomic DNA ATATATGATAAAAATAAAAAGTTACAGCAAGTATATGTAGGAGCGATGTCTAAAAATTCTATTTTAAATGCTTGCAAAATATAAATTTTGCCATAATAAAACTAAGAGGATCCATTAGCTAATTAAGGCAAATAAATGGGGAAGCTGAAAACCATAAAAAGAGTAAGCAACCAATATTCACTATTATCAAATCATCATTATGAAAAGAGCAACATTAGCCTTATCTGCGCTGGCAATTGCAGCTACAGTTGGCACAGCGATGGCACATACTAAAGCAGTTTCTCAACCTTATTGTGCAGCAGCTATCCCTAATACTAATCAGCTATTGCCTTATGACGGATTAACACCAAGCGCAACCACTTGTACACTTACTGTATTCTTCCGCGAAGAACCACAGCCAGGTGCAACATTTTATGCTATTCCTAAAACGACTCCAGCAGGAGATCCATGTCCAGAAATTGAATCATGTCCTACAGTTAATCTGTTGCAACAATAGTTAATATTAGGTTCTACAACTAATAATAACTTAAGCGAGTATCCCATCTTGATGAGATACTCGCTTCCGCCTTAGAGTTTTTACGAAGTATTGAAACTTTCATGCAGTAGAATTTTTGAATAAACTCCAACATATTACTCCATACTGTATTATAGATTATAATAATGTTACTTAGTTTTAGAAAACAAAGGTGCTCCCTCTTTCATTTTCAGAAGAGTAGCCTCATAGCTATTTATATAGTCTTTAGGAGTATTAAGGTCTGCTCTCAGCAAGGCTAAAGCTTTGTTTTCATAGCAAATGGCTTGATCAATTAGACCTCTTTTATAGAGAAGACACGCATAAGTATCAAATGTGTAAACATTCCACCAAGCTGTAGAGTCATTTTCTCCATCTTGTACTAACTTCCTCATACAATTAATACCCCAATCTGTAATAGCAGTTTCGTCAGATTTTTTAAGAATTAAATCATCACAGACTGCATTTACAATAATAGCAGAATTCTTTCTTCCATCCTCATATCTGGAGGAGCTACCCAATAAATGATCGTAAATGAGAACAGCACTAATTCCAAAGCTATCAATCAATTTAATAAAACCATATTTAAATTGCTCCTCTCTTTTTCGTAACTCGTACCACCTAAGCTGTGCCGCACTTCTCCCCCTATTAGCGTATTCTACAGAAAAGCGCTTGGCTATTACAGAAGTAATAGAATCCCAATTAACAGACATGCTATCTTTTTTAAATACAGAATCTCGGCTGAAATAATTCTTCTTGATATATCTATCTACAACAAATTGTGAAAAGCCTTTAGACCCAACAATTGCATCGGCTTTACTTCCATCAGGATAGAATAATGAAAGCAAAGGATCTTCAAAACCCAACTTAGAGTTTCCAATAAACAACAATACCTCCTTCTTGTATAAATTATTTTTTTCTTCACTACGAAGCCTTTCTAGGTAGACCTGAGATAAACTGTCTGCCATTATTTTTCTTTTTGCAGCTATTGCCTGATCTATAAGTGGTTTCAAATCGCTTAGCTTTTCCCCTCTTTTTTGGTAGCTCTTAATGGCCTCACGCAATTCCTTAACCGGATCAACGAATTTACGACCAGGTTCCATTGCAGCAGTGGCAAGAAGGACAAACTTTGAAGGCTTAAGAAACCCTTCATGCCTATGAACTAGTTCTCCATCCGGGCTTAAGAATAAAAGAGTAGGATATGCAGTTATTTCATACTTTTTAGAAATACAAACCGCATCCTTATATCTACTCTTTGTAGCCTCCGAATCCGCTTTTGATCTGTCCATTTGTAACTTTATAGAAATAAAGTTCCTATTAAAAAAAGCACCAACACTATCATCAGTATAAACTTCAGCATCCATATTCTTACAAGGACCACACCATGTCGTGAAGCAGTCTAAAAATATGTATTTCGACTCTTTTTTTGCCTTTGCAAGAATATCTTGCCATCCAATTCGTTCTTCGAAATGTATAGCAGACTTTTTAAAAGCGGTCTTTGCTGGTTGTTGCTGACATTTGCCTGGCTCGAATTTGCCTAAAAGAAATAGCACGAAAAATATAAAACATATTTGACGCATAATAACATCTTAGTATGGTTAAATAAAAAACAGTGAAAGCACATCAGTAGTGAGGAATTTAATTTCCCGATGCACCCTATGAAATAAAAAATAAAGATATTTAAATCTATTTTGTAGCTTCCGCTGAAGCTGTCCCCTGCGTTCCGGTCGATGTTGCCCCCACCGTGGAGGTGGTTTAAAGCAGTATGTAAAGAGCTGTTATAGAAGTTACTAAAGCAGATCAAAAATATAGATTCCCCGTTACGATTTTTGAGTTTTCTTTCTCATTGATTCCCCTTTTAGTTCAATACGATGGGCTTTGGCTGTCAGTCTGTCCATAATTGCATCTGCCAGTGTGGGCTCGTTGATGTACTCATGCCAGGCAGAGGCAGGCAACTGTGATGTGACGATAGTAGACCTCCTGCCGTGACGCTCTTCCAGGATCTGTAGCAGCGCCAGTTAATCTCCTGCGTGAGTGGCTGCAAGCCAAAATCGTCTAATATGATCGGGGTCTGTCTTTCTAGGTGAGTAAGTAGCTTCAGGTAAGTACCGTCCAGTTTAGCCAGCGTAACTTTTTCAACAAAACGGTTCATATTAAGATAAGTAGTTTTCTGCCCCAGCATACAGCTTTGATAACCCAGTGCGCAGGCGAGATAGCTTTTCCCACACCCGGTGGAACCTGTAATAAGTATATTATCTGCGTCTTTCAGGTATTGGCCTTCCAGTAAAACGGCCAGCTGTTGTTTGCTCAGGTTCCGCGCAGCGGAGCAGTGTACTTGTTCGGGGATGGCCTGCTGTCTTAGTTTGGCCGGTTTCAGGTAGTAGGCTGTTTTTCCTGTTGCCGGGCCAGTTGTTCACTTTGTATCAGCCATTTTTAACTGTTCCTAGCAGTCACTTATACAGTTCCTTATTGTGGGAAAAGTAAAGCTAACTTTACAATACAATAACTCAAACGCCAATCCTAAAGGAAAAACTACAGCAAAATAGTCTTCAAAGTAAGACCAAAATTTTATCGATTAGCACGTATACATTATCGCAATCTAAGTATGGTACTTACACCGCAGCTCTAAAATAAGAATAAGTCTAAGACTGTATTCCAACCATCTTATCACTTATAAAGAAAGAAAGTTAATAAGAGTAAATATCTTAAAGCCCAATCAATAAAAGACGCAGACTATTTTTGCCAGAACATAACTAAGCGGATCCCTTAGCATAAAAGGCAAAGAAAATGGAGTAGCCGAAAACCATAAAAAGAGTAGGCAAGCAAACATTAACTATTATCAAATTATCAAACTATGAAAAGAGTAACATTAGCCTTATCAGCAGTAGCTATTACAGCTACAGTTGGAACTGCCATGGCACATAACAAGACAGTAAATACACCTTGGTGTTTAGCGCACACCAACGGAATTCCAGTGCAATACAATGGCGACCCAACTGCTTTAAACTGTACACTTACAGTATTCTTGCGCGACGAACCACAGCCATCACCAACTTTCTATGCGGTACC from Filimonas effusa includes the following:
- a CDS encoding thioredoxin family protein codes for the protein MRQICFIFFVLFLLGKFEPGKCQQQPAKTAFKKSAIHFEERIGWQDILAKAKKESKYIFLDCFTTWCGPCKNMDAEVYTDDSVGAFFNRNFISIKLQMDRSKADSEATKSRYKDAVCISKKYEITAYPTLLFLSPDGELVHRHEGFLKPSKFVLLATAAMEPGRKFVDPVKELREAIKSYQKRGEKLSDLKPLIDQAIAAKRKIMADSLSQVYLERLRSEEKNNLYKKEVLLFIGNSKLGFEDPLLSLFYPDGSKADAIVGSKGFSQFVVDRYIKKNYFSRDSVFKKDSMSVNWDSITSVIAKRFSVEYANRGRSAAQLRWYELRKREEQFKYGFIKLIDSFGISAVLIYDHLLGSSSRYEDGRKNSAIIVNAVCDDLILKKSDETAITDWGINCMRKLVQDGENDSTAWWNVYTFDTYACLLYKRGLIDQAICYENKALALLRADLNTPKDYINSYEATLLKMKEGAPLFSKTK
- a CDS encoding ATP-binding protein, producing MPASAWHEYINEPTLADAIMDRLTAKAHRIELKGESMRKKTQKS